GGAGCAGGGTGTGCGCTCGGTCGGCGGCACGTGGGTGGACACCCGTACGCTCAACCTGAAGTCTGGCGATCAGATCGCCGTCGACATCGTCTTCTAGTTTGCACAGGGAGGGACGCACAACGGCCGTGATCATTCCGTGGTCACGACCGTCGTGGTGCTTTTCGCAGCAGTTTGGTCGCGCGCATAGCTTCGTAGCATGAGAACTGATGAGGAACACGTCACTCTTCGCGAGCACCACGTGCCAGTGCCCGGTGGACAGCTGTTCGTTCGCGAATGGATCCCCCGTCACGTGATCGACGGCGCCGCGCCACTCGTGCTCCTCCACGACTCGCTCGGCTCCGTCGAGCTGTGGCGCGAGTTTCCCGTGCGTCTCGCGCGCACGGTGCGGCGGCGCGTCATCGCCTACGATCGACTGGGCTTCGGCCGATCGTCGTCGCGGCGCGAGCCGCCGTCGCTGCGGTTCATCGAGGAAGAAGCCGAGCTGTACTTCCCGGCGGTTCGTCGTGCGCTCGGCTTTACCAACTTCTCGCTGTTCGGCCACAGTGTAGGCGGCGGCATGTCGATCGTGATTGCGGCCACCATGCCGGATGTCTGTGAACGCCTGGTCTCAGAATCGGCGCAGTCGTTCCTCGAGGCGCACACGCTCGATGGTATTCGCGCCGCCAAGCGACAGTTCGAGAACCCGGCGTATTTCGCGAAGCTGTCACGCTTCCATGGCGACAAGGCGCAGTGGGTCCTCGACGCCTGGACGGAAACGTGGACATCGCCCGCCTTTGCCGATTGGTCGCTCGATCCGTATCTGACCCTGGTGCGCTGTCCGACGCTCGTGATTCACGGCGACGCGGACGAATTCGGGTCGGTCGAGTTTCCCCGTCGTATCGCCCGCGGCGTGCAAGGCGTGTCGCAGCTCGAGATCATCGAAGGCTGCGGGCATGTACCACATCGCGAGCAACCCGACCGCATCCTCTCGCTCGTCACCGAATTTCTGTAAACGTTTCGACGAAAGGTCGCCGCTGACCCGCTGCTAGAGTCCCGTCCGACAGCGCTGCGCGAGCAGGCCTGTGGCGAGCGACAGATCGCAGTCGGCGATGAGCAGTCCCGCCTTTCCGTATGGCTGCCACGCGTGCAGGGTGCCGTCGGGGCGTGCGATCGCCGACGTAATCGGCACGCCCTCGCTCGCGCAGTTCACCGAGGCGAACCAGCAGCTGTTCTCAGCGGCGCGACAGAGGATCGCCTTCTCGTGAAAGGTGTTCGCGGGATCGGCGAAGCTGGTGGGGCGAAACGCTCCGTCTTCCGCCCACGCGAAGTTCGGATGAAACACGATCTGCGCGCCACGTCGCGCGGCCCAACGCACCGTCTCCGGATAGCGCCAGCCTTCGTGACAAATCACGACGCCGAAGGTAAGCGGCCCGACCGTGAACACGCGCCGCTCGCTGCCGTGACCGTACACCGGGTCTTCCGAGGGGTCGAGCTGTACTTTGTCCTGAAACCCCATGAGCGCACCAGCGGTATCGAACACGGCGACCGTCGCGACCGGTAGGCCGTCGGCATGCTCCGGCGCGATCCGCTCCGTACCCAGCACGACCGCGACACCGGCCTTCGCGGCGGCGGCGCCGATGTCGTTCCATGCGGACGTCAGGAACGCGGCATCAGCTGGCGGCACCGCGAGATGGGGGGCGCGGTAGCCCGGCACAAAGCACTCGGGGAAACAGACCACGAGGGCGCCGGCGACTCCCGCTTCGGCGATCGCGTCGCAGGCGATCGCCACGGACATCGCCGGGGTAGCCGGATACGCCACGTTGGCCAGCGCGATTCGTACGGTGGACTCGCTCATGCGATGCGTCCCGGGCAGAGTGTCGACGGGCTGATGTTGGGTGTACCGTAGGATATCCGCTGCGCCCGCATTTCACATCGCGCGCCGTCGCGCCTTCCCGCTTCCTCAGACGACCATGCCGACACGATTGCAGAGCTACGAAGCGCCAGGGATCACTGTCACTTTCGATCCGACGGTGTGCACGCATTCCGCGGTCTGTTTGCGCGGACTTCCGGCGGTATTCGATGTGCGTCGGAAGCGGTGGATTCACGCCGAGGCGGCGTCCGCCGACGAGGTGGCGGCGCAGGTGGCGCGCTGCCCCAGCGGCGCGCTGCAAGTTGTTCGCGAGCCACAAGCGGACTGATCTTTTGCCACGCTCACGGCCGGGCGCGCTCCTTCTTGACATTCGCCGTGTCTGTACGTACTGTGGTAACACACAGTCGACGAGGCACCATCCGATGAATACCCGCTTTGCGGTGGCCGTCCACATCCTCACGCTCTTGCATACGCAGCAGGGAGAGCCGGCCACGTCGGAGTATATCGCGTCGAGTGTGAACACGAATCCTTCGCTCATTCGTCGGTTGCTGTCGCAGCTGGCTCGGGCCGGACTCACGGCATCGCAGATGGGGACGGGCGGTGGCGCGCTGCTGGCGAAGCCGGCCAACGTGATCACGCTCCTCGACGTGTACCGCGCCATGGACGAGGACGCCGATCTGCTGCCGCTGCATCAGTCGCCGAACCCGAAGTGCCCGGTTGGTCGCCGCATCCACGGCGTACTCGAGACGCGGGTGGATGCCGCCGAGCGGGCGTTGGGTGACGAACTAAGCCGTACCACGATCGCCGATCTCACTGACGAGATCGCACGCTGACTGTTTGAGGACCCTCCCTCGCACGCCGTTTTGCTGTACATCAATGTGTAACCAAAACGCATACACTATCACTCACGGGATATTACGATGACTATCGCCATCACCGGATCCACCGGCCAGCTCGGCCGCCTCGTCATTCAACAGCTGGTCGCCCGCAACACGGGTACGCAGGTCGTAGCCCTCGCCCGGAGCCTTGAGAAGGCTGCCGACCTCGGCGTGGCGGCGCGCGTGGCCGACTACGAGCAGCCGGATACGCTCGACGCCGCACTGGCGGGGGTGGACACCCTGCTGCTGATCTCGTCGAACGAGATCGGGAAGCGCGCGTCGCAGCATGCGGCGGTGGTCAGCGCCGCATCCCGCGCCGGTGTGAAGCGCCTCGTGTACACGAGCCTGCTAAACGCCGATACGTCACCGATCGATCTGGCCGAAGAGCACCGCGCCACCGAAGCGGCGATCCAGGCGTCGGGCATCCCTTTCACGATCCTGCGCAACGGCTGGTACACCGAGAACTACACCGGGTCGATCGGCGGAGCGCTGGCGGGCGGCGCGATCATGGGAAGCGCTGGCGATGGACGTGTGTCAGGCGCAACCCGTGAGGACTTCGCGGCCGCGGCCGTCGCTGTCCTGCTCGGTACTGGCCACCTGGGGAAAACGTACGAACTCGCCGGCGACCACGCGTTCACGTTGCGTGAACTCGCCGCCGAGCTCTCGAAGCAAGCCGGGAAGGACATCCCGTATCGCGATCTGGCCGCGGCCGACTATGCCGCGGCTCTGGCCGGATTCGGTGTGCCCGAAGGCATCGCACGCGCGATCGCCGGCTGGGACGTCGACGCCAGCGTCGGGGCGCTCTACGACAACGGTGAACAGCTGTCCAGGTTGATTGGTCGACCGACCACGCCGCTCTCGACGGCGGTGGCGGCCGCGTTGAGAGACACTCGCTAACCTTGCCAGCCATGTCGGGAGCGGGCATCATGCGCCATGTCTCTCACGCAAGAAGAAGTCACTCCCGGTCTCGTGATCCAGTTGGACACCGCCACGTTGCGCGCCCTCGGCGGCTGTCAGACCAACGCCGTGCTCGGGCCAGAAGGCGACCGGTCGGTCGTCGGTACGCAGGACTTCCTGCTCGTGGGACTGGACGCCGCGTCCGGCCGCTGCACCGCCGTTCCGCTTTTCGCGAAAACGGCGGTCGGCAATCAGCCACTCGAGAGCGGCAAGAAGACGGGACCAGCCGATCAGTGGATCGGTACCGACACGTACTTCTCGCGCTGGCAGCATTGGCGGATTCCCGTCGCGTCGGTCGTTGCCGCATCGGCCGGCGATCCGACCGCGCCGGCGAACCGCCGTCGCTACGCGGCGTCCGATCGCTCCGCACTCGACGACATCAAGAACTGGGAAGGGCGGAACCGCGCAGCCTACCGGGACGCGTGACACGAGGCTAGCATCAACCCGAATGTGGGTTGTTGACTTTCTCTGTCAGTTGTCGCTTCCATTGTCACCCGGGTCTCTACGATGTCCGACGCTTCGCTGCGTGCGCGCACCACGACTGAAATTGTCGACGCGGCCTTCACGTTGTATCGCCGCGACTTTCAGCAATACATCATGGTCGGCGCCATCGCGTACTCGCCGATGATCGTATTTTCGCTGCTCACCCAAGGCATGACCGGCACCGGTCAGATCCTCGTGTCCGTCGGCGCCGCGGTGATCGGTCTGGTCATCGCTACGCTCGTTGGCGCGGCGGTCACTCGCATGGGAGCCGACGTGTACCTCGGCGGGCAGGCTGACGTTGGACGCACCGTGGCCGCCGTGTTGCCGCTCGTGCCGATGTTGATCATGGGGGCACTCCTCACGATGCTCATGGTCGTGCCAGGGCTGATCCTCCTGATCGTGCCGGGGGTCTACCTCGCCATCAGGCTGTTCGCTCTCTCGCAGATCATCGTGCTCGAAAAGATGGGGCCGGTCGATGCCGTCACCCGCTCGTTTGAGCTCACCAAGGGGCGCGCCGGACCTGTGTTCCTGACGTTGCTGTTGCTGTACGGTCTCTATTTCGCACTGTCGTTCGGCGTTACCCTCGCGGTCGCGCTGTTCGGCAGCCCGGTGTTACAGACGGTGGTGAGTTCGGTGCTGAGTATTTTCTGCTTCCCGATTCTTGGCCTCGCCGCGCTCGTGCTGTACTACGACCTGCGTATTCGCAACGAAGGCTTCGACGTGGAGCATATGGCGCAGTCGCTCGACGGATCGTCGTACGCCCCGACGATCTGACGTCCGCTCCCGCGGCGGGAGATGTCGGTGATGCTGCAGTCCGCGGCGTCGCCACCGATACCGGGCGCGTGGAGTGACGCGGCGATTCGTGATACGATCGCCGCGATCGCCAGTCGATCGGAGTATCAGCGCGAGCTGACCACATCGCTCGCCGCTCGCGCACTCCGCTGGCTCAGCGACCTGCTCGACGCGCTCTTCACCTCGGTGCGTGGCGCGCCGTACGGTCGCGAGATCACGATTGCGGTCGTGGGCCTGCTCGTGGCGCTCATCGTGGCGCGCCTCGTGATCGGTGTGCGCGCCGAACGGGCGCTGGTGACCGCGCGCGTGCCGCGCAAAGCCAGCGTGGCCGATCTCACGGCACTCGCCGACGCTGAGCGCTTGGCGCAAGCGGGTGACTTCACCGCCGCCGCCCACGCCCTCTTCGCGGCCCTGCTACGCGCCTGCGCGGCTCGCGGTGAAGTGCGGCTGCATCCGTCCAAGACGACCGGTGATTACGCTCGTGAACTACGCCGTCGCAATACCCCGTCGTTCCGACCGTTCCAGTCGTTCCGCTCGCGCTACGATCGCGTGATCTACGGCGAGATGCAGTGCAGTGCCGGCGATTACGCGGCACTCTCGACCGATGCCCGGCACTTGCTGGGCAGCGAGCGTGCGGCGTGACGAATGCCGTCTCGATGAACCCCAGCGCCGCGGCGCCGGCGCCATGGTACACGCGCCCCGGCCGTGTGATCGCGCTGCTCGCGGCGTTGGTCGCGGTCACCGCGTTGCTGGCGCGAACCCCGGTCACCGGGCGCGCGGGCGATCCGCGCTTGTCGACCAGCTCGGCCGATCCCCTCGGTGCGAAATTGATCTACGAACTGGCCGACAGGTTGGCGTGGAACGTGTCGCGCGATACGCGCGGTGCGGTGCCGACGGCCACCACGACGATCTACAGCGTGCTCGATCCGGTCGTGCCCGTTACGCCGGAAGAGGCGGCCGCCATGCTGGCGCACGTCCGACGAGGCGGCGCGATGTTGCTGGTGCTCGGCGAAGGCACCTCGCCGCTCAGTGACTCGCTCAAGCTCACGGTGGATCGCCAAGGCGATGATGTGGCCCAGAACATCGGAGCCGTGCGTCCGTGTGTCGGTGCCACGCGACCGCGCTTCACGCGGGATGCCCTCTGGTTCGGGAACGCGCGCATGCTGGCGCTACAGGGGAAAGGGCTGACCGCCCCCGGCCTCCAGCGCCTCGTGCTCCTCGAAAGCCGGCCGAGCATCGTGACAGATGGACCGCGCAGCACCATGGTCGGCATGCCCTACGGCGCCGGACGACTCGTGGTCGCGGCCGATCCCGACGTGTTCCGCAACGATGCGTTGCGTGACTGTCGCTACGGACTCGATATCGCCTCGGTGCGCGCGCTCGAATATCTGTCGGCCGGCGGCACCGCTCCGCGGCGTGCGGTCGTGTTCGACGAGTTCCATCAGGGCCGCACACGCTTCGGCATGACGGGCGCCATCGAACGATTCCTCGGCGAAACGCCCCCCGGCCGCGTGGTGCTGCAACTCGCGCTCGCCTCCTTGCTCCTGCTGTTCGCGGCTGCGCCGCGCGTGTTGCCGCCGCGCGATCAGGTACGCGTCGAGCGGCGCTCGCCACTGGAGCACGTCGACGCCCTCGCCCGCGCCTACGTGCAGGTCGGGGCCACCCGCACCAGCGCCCAACATCTCGTGCGCGGACTGCGACGGCGCATGGAGCACGGCGCCGCGCGCGGCAAGCGCGGTGGGATCGACGAAGACCAACTGTATCTCTCGCGAATCGCCGACGTGAAACCCGCGCTGGCCAGTGACATCGCGATCGTGCGTCACGCGCTGACTAACCCCGTCGACCTCGGCGAATTCCGCCGGGTCGGACAAGCGATTCAACGCATTGAAGCGGCCCTTACGCGAACATGACCACTCCTCCCATGCATCTCACGATCGATCAGGGCGCGGAGATCCTGCGCCGTCTCCGCACTGCCATTGCCGCTCGAATCGTAGGGCAGGATGCGGCCATCGACGATGCGCTCATCACATTCCTCGCGCGCGGACATCTCCTGATCGAGGGAGTGCCCGGCACCGCCAAGACGTTGCTGGTGCGCACGCTGGCCAGCGCGCTTGGGCTTCGGTTCACCCGCGTGCAGTTCACGCCCGATCTCATGCCGAGTGATCTCACCGGTATCGCGATCGTACGCGATGTGGCGCGTGGTTTCGAATTCCAGCCTGGTCCCGTGTTCACCGACTTGCTCCTCGGTGACGAGATCAACCGCGCGCCTGCCAAGACACAGTCGGCGCTGCTGGAAGCGATGTCCGAGCGCCAGGTATCGGCCGACGGCGTCACGCGCCCGCTGGATACACTGTTCACGGTGTTCGCCACGCAGAATCCGGTGGAGCACGAAGGCACGTATCCGCTGCCCGAAGCGCAGCTCGACCGCTTTCTGCTGAAGACGCTCATGGGATACCCGGCACTCGACGCGGAGCTCGCGATGCTGGCGTCGCATGAAGCGGGATTCAATCCCGAGAGCACGACCGAGCCCCTGTCCGAGCCGATGCTCGGCGACGGCGAAGCGGTGGCGCTGCGGGCACTGGCGGACTCCGTACGCGTGGCCCCTGAGGTGCAGGCGTACATCACCTCGATCACGCGCGCCACGCGCGAAGAGCCCTCGCTGTCCCTCGGGGCGTCGCCGCGCGCCACGGTCGCGCTGATGCGCGCCGCACGCGCTGCCGCCGTGCTCGAAGGGCGTGGCTTCGTGACACCGGACGACGTGAAGGATCGGGTGTTCGCCGTGCTGCGGCATCGCGTCACGCTCTCGCCCGAGCTGGAAGTAGAGGGGCGCACCGCCGACGATGCCCTGTCGGCCATTCTGTTGCGCGTCGTCGCGCCCAAGTAGGGATGCCTCCGTTTCTCCGGCGTGCAATGCGAGCGCTGTTGCGCTTCGCGCCGCAGCGGCGACTTGCATGGCTTGCGGCCATCGCGGCGCCCGTGTGGCTGCTGCCGGCCCCATTCGGCACGTACGCGGGTCTGACGGTCTCGCTGCTCGTGGTCGTAGCGATCGCGATCGACGTACTGTTGCTCCCTGCCGCGGCCGCCGTGGGCGTCGAGCGCGAGTTTTCGGCGTCGGTCGGCATCGGCGATGAAATCGAGGGCAGCTACACGGTGACGAACCGCACTCGGCGTGCGCTGCAGGTGGAATTGCACGACCAACTCCCACCGCTGGTCGAGGGCGGTGTGCAGTCGATCGCACTGCGCGTCCCCGGCGCGTCGGCGCAGCGCGTGGGGGCGAGTCTGCGCGGCAAGGCGCGAGGTACTGCTCCACTCGGTGATGTCGGCGTGCGCGTCAGCACGATGCTCGGATTGGTCAGCGCACGCTACACATTCGACACCACTGACGCGGTGCGCGTAATGCCCTCGCTGGCCGGCGTGCGTCGTTATCGCTTGCTGGCCATGCAGCACCGTCTCGACGCGATGGGTATTCGCGTGCTACGCCACAAGGGGCAGGGCCAGGCCTTCGCGCGGCTGCGCGAATACGTGCGCGGCGACGACCCGCGTCATATCGACTGGAAGGCCACGTCGAAGAAGGGGAAGTTCATCACGCGCGAGTTCACCGTGGAACGTTCGCAGACGGTGATCACCCTCGTGGATGCGGGGCGCGGCATGACGCAGCTTTCGGGCGAATTCTCCCGCTTCGAGCACGCCCTCAGTGCGGCGTTGATCCTGACGGATGTGGCGTCCTCGTCTGGTGACCGGGTGGGCGCACTGGTGTTCGACGACGAGGTGCGCGCGTTCGTGCCGCCGCAAGCCAGCAAGGGCGCGCTCACGCTGGTGCGCGACGCCTTCATTCCGGTGCACGCAACGTCACGGGAACCCGACTACGCGTCGTCGTTCCGCTTTTTGGCCGCGCATCAGAAGAAGCGGGCGCTGGTGGTGTTCTTCACCGACGTTATCGATGTGCGCGCCTCGCAGGCCTTGCTGGCCCACGTGACGCACAGTGCCGCGCGTCATCTCGTGCTGGTCGTGGCATTGCGCAATGACGCATTGTTCGAGGCCGCGGCACCCTGTGAGGCGGCGTCGACGGTACAGCTGTTCGAGAGTGCGGCAGCGGAGGAAGTGATTCAGGCGCGCGAGGCCGTGTTGGAGCGGATGCGGAGAGCCGGTGTGGTGGTGCTCGACGTGTCGCCGCAAACCATGACCGCGGGTGTCGTGAACCGCTATCTCGAACTCAAGGCGCGAGGCGCGCTGTAGCGGGGAGCGCTGCGCGGGGCCGGTAGAAGAGGTAGATCGCCAGCACGACGGCGCTGGTGGCCGACACCGCCAGTTTGGTTTGCAATGACAACGTCGCGTTCGGAGACACAAAGCCCTCGATCACGCCGGCGAAGAGCAGCAGAAATACGGCGCCGGCCAGCAGTCGGAAGGCGCGGCCACCACGCTGCACCAGTGCCGCGCGACGAGTACGATTGCCAGGCACGAGCATGCCCGACGCGAGCAGCAGCCCGGCCGCACCGGCTAACACGATGGCGGTGAGTTCGAGCACGCCGTGCGGCGCAATGAAGGAGAAGATCAATGACCCGATCCCCTTTGAAATATAGAGTCCGAGTGCCGCGCCTATACTGACGCCGTTCATGACCAGCGCCCAGCAGGTGAGCAGGCCGGCCGTCATGCCGCCGGCGAAGGCGACGAAGGTCACCTGCACATTGTTCGTGGCGATCTGCGACGCCATCATCGGGCGATACACTTCAGGATCCTCGATGTACCCTTTGCCACGCTTCGCGTCCTCGACGCCCTTGGCCGCACGGGCAAGCATGCCTTGCGGCAACAGCGTGGCGGCCACCGAGGGATGCGTGATCACCGCGCGGGCGGCGATCGCCATGGGGCCGAACAACAGCGTAGCCGCAATCGCGATCGGCAGCCCCGAGGCCCGCACTTCGGCCGGCACATCGGCGAAGAGAAAGGTGATGAGCCGCCGTAAGGTGAACGTGCGACGCCGGTAGAGCAGGCTGTGGGCGCCTGCTACCAGGCGGTTGAGATAGAACAGGTCGGAGGACTCCTGCCCACGCGTGGCCGTGCGAAGGCGCGCCAGGTCGGCCGTCATCTCGCGGTAGTCCTGCACGAAGCGCCGCACACCATCTTCGCCGAGCGTGGACAAGCCGCCGCCCTGTGCCGACTTGAGTGTGTTGGCGAATGACGCCCACCGCGGGGCGTTGGTGGCCACGATCCGATGTTTCTCGCGCGCGGCTCCGGTATCATTGCGCGCTGCCGCACCTTGCGCCCGAGCGGCCAGTTCGGTGTCGTGCAATCGCACCAGCTGCGCGATCGGAAGTTGTGCCGGATCTTGCGTGAGCTTCGCACTGAAGCGATGCGCCAGTCCGGCCGCGAGCTGCGTGCGACGTTCGGCGTCGAACTCCATACGACGCTGCACAAAGCGGTCGAGCAGCTGGAATTCTGCGTCCGTCAGTCTGGCCGAGAGCGGTACGGGCTTGGACGTGTCGGCCCGCGCGTCGGCGCGGCTGCTCCTTCGCGGGGTCACCGGCTGCGACACGAGGTCTTCCTTCACTACGATCGTGCCGGCAGCCATGTCACCGAGTCGCTTGCCGCGCGCGTTCGACATGATCGTCACAAGCCCGACCGCGTACAGAAAGATCGGTTGCAGGTCGATGGCGCGTACGATATTGCGAATCGCCGACGCCTCGAACGTCACCGACAGGCCGCCGTCCTTGACCACCCGCAACTTCATGATGCGCTTGCCCGGCGTCTGTCCGTCAGCCAGCGCTTCGAAGAGCACGTAGTACAGCCATAGAATGGCGAACTGAATCACCCCGAGCAACGCCATTACCCACGCACCGGACGAATCGCGGGACGCGGCGACCCCGAACTTTACCTGCAGCTGCAGGACAGCGATGATGACGGCGACGAACGTCGCGATACAGATCGCGTAGTCGATCAACGCCGCCGTGGCGCGCGAACCCACGCCGGCCAACGTGTACGAGAGTACGACGAGTTCCGGCGTCTCGACGTCGACCGTTTGCGACAATGAGGGACGGGGCAACTGCCCCGGCGCCGACGGTGCCGGCGGTATACTGGTAGCCATTGCCCGTAAGGTGCGGATCGCACCTCACGGCGGCAAGTGAACGCGGTTAGCCGCGCATTAGAACGACAGCACCGTGCGCATCGTGGCCACATTGCCGAAGGCGCGCAGGCTCGGCCCGTCGAGACGACGGACACGTTGGACATCGGCCACCAGCGATAGGTGCGACGTCACGGGCAGCTGATAGAACAGCTCGCCGATGGTCTCTCGACCGCTGCCCCACGAGGCGTGGGTGACGCCGACGCCGATCAGGTCGGACGGTCGTGCCGCCAACAGGCCGGCCACGGTGAAGCCGACGCCTCGATGCGCGTGGATCGATTGCACGTTTGGGCTGGACGTGCCCATCTGGGCGAAGGCAGCCACCGACGCATGGTTGTCGGCATCGTCGCCCCGCGCGCGGCCTTCCCACAGCGTCTGGTCGAGCGTGGCATACCAGCCGCGGGTCCCGGCTACCCCGGGATCAGCGTCGGGGTCGGCGCCGAGAGCGGAGAACATGCCCGTGTGTCGCCACGCACCCGCACCAACGCGGCCTACGAGCTGCGAGCGGCCGAGCGCCCACTGCTGATTCGCCTGTGCGATCTGAAATCGCGAAGTTCCTCCAACTGGTGCCGGTGCCCCATCACGTCCATCGAACACCCCGACGCCGACATTGAATAGCGACCAGGGACTGACGGTCGCTTCCACGCCCCACGTGGGCAACGGGAACGTGGGCGCGGCCACGATGCTGGGCGAAAAGCCCATCGACGCATTCAAGAAGGAAGCGCCATTGTCGGTACCGGCAAATACGCTGTTGAAGTCGATGCGGCCTGCCTTGATGCTCAGGCGATCCCGCAGCACGCGCTGCTCGACCCAGACTTCCCCCAGCGCGCGAAAGTCGTCGGCGTCGATGTTGGAGAAGTTCTGCACGAAGGCCGCCTCACCAGAGCCATTGCGTCCCGTCTTGGTCTTGTGTTGCGCGTAGATGGTAAGTCCGCGCCAACCCAACAGCGAGTCGAGGTCCAGCGTGAGCTCCAGATTACTGTGCGTGCGGACCGATCGAGCACCCGAGAAGGCGGACGACCCGGCCGACGCGTCGGTGATCTCTTCGAAGCCGAAGGTCACGCCAGGATGCGCGACGATGGCGCGCCAATCGAGCGGGGCGCGACGAAACGGATCTGCGGCCACGGGCGTCGTGCCTGGCGACAGGAGGCTCGAACCCGTCAACGCCGCCGCCGTCGGAATGGCCGGTGTGAGCTGTACCGAGTGTGAGAGTGCGCTTGGAACCGTAGGCACAACGGCGGATGGCCGCGCGACATCGGAAAGGCGCGCTCCCTTCGTCGACGCCTCGATGCGCGCGGCATTCGACGTTTCCACCGCCTTGGAGGGGGATACGGCGTCACGCGCGATCGCGGTCGATGCGACCTCGCGCGTCGGCGCCGCGCGACTTGCCAGCGGCGCGATGCGCGATGTGCGCGCCACTCTCGTGCGTGTTGGTGTGTCGCCGTCAACGACGATCGCCCGCACGCTCACCGCCGCAATGCCAATGATAAGACAGACCGCAATCGCGAGATTGCGCGATGAGGATGTCGCATTGCTCCGCACGGTCGTCGTGGGAGAATCATAATTCGGCATATCGTTCGTTCCGCAAGTTGGCGCACAGCCGGTTGGCAATCGCTGGGGCACCATCTTCGGTGACTCACCGCACACTTCTGGAGACTCGGCGGGGACGAGCTGTTTATTCAGCATTGCCAATCCCGGATTCCGGCATCGCTGTCAATCTGTGACAGCTGTTGCCGCCGGCGAACCGCTACGCCACGCCCTCGGCCGCTTCTGCGATACTCGAGCGGTGATGGGCGAAGGCCGCCACCAGATGATCGCGCAGATCGCACAGGAGCTGGCGGCTCGTCTCGGTGGAGTGCACCGATTCGATCGTACTGTCGAAGTACAGACAGCCGATGAGCTTCATCTCCAGCACCAACGGCAGGAGGGCGAAGTTGCTGGGCGATAGATCCTTGATGAGGCGATCGCGCCCGTACACTTTCGCGTCGCCACCGGTCATCTCCACAAAGAGATCGCGACGGATATGCAGCGCGGCACCGAGGGGGCCGAATGCCGCGGTGGGACGCAACAGGAAGTTGCGCGCGAGTTCAGCGCTGCCCCGCCCGATGCCCACTCGTCCCCGGATCAGCTTGAAATCCTCGGCGCTAATGCCCAGGACACCGCGCTCGTATCCCGCTTCACACGCCGCCCGCAAGGTCGAATCGGTGACCGAACCCACGCTGAAGGAACCCTGCGCCTGCTCTCGCTGCTGCACGAGCGCACGCACCACGTCGCGCAGCCGCGCTTCCTGTACAGAGTCGCTTGGATTGGGTGCCAGTCGATCGATGGCCTCCTGCAACGCTGCGGCGTCGGCGGGCGCCAGCGCGCTCCCACTCAGCTCGTGCTCGGCGACCGCGCCGTCGGTGCGGTTGCGCTTCATCAGCGCCACGGCGGTCGCGTCGGCGTGTCCACGCAGCCACGCATCGAGGTCCACCTGCATGGTGCCCAGCGTCGGCTGCGCCTCGTCGATCGCCGCGATCATGCACTCTTGCATGGTCAGGACGTCGATGCCGATCAAGGGAGCAAAACGAGCACGGATCTCGCGCACCTCGGCACCATCGGTCGTGGCCGCAACGCCGTACAAGCAGCGCGCAATTTCAGCACTGCACTGCGTCACCGCATGCAGCGTCTCGCCGTCAAGTGACACGCCGCGATAGACGCGCATCGTGCGCACGACGGCCGGGGGCATGCCCCAACGCTTCGCCAGCGCGACACCCACTTCTTCGAAGGTGAAGCCGAACTGTTGTGCC
This region of Gemmatimonas groenlandica genomic DNA includes:
- a CDS encoding HDOD domain-containing protein, translated to MSSTADLSPEAEAFVKAVGAAADLPAFVRNVRSIGSVAANLDARVGLLEHAIVQDVALSAKVLRIANAAAGGGNAHGHVGSVKQAIMLLGFDRVQHLSTAASVFGQVEQDAPSVRDLMVESVLAANHSLHLSFAAGYDRPELAYLCALFRRFGELLVACYRPRPYRAWLEQLQAEGACADGAEAQQFGFTFEEVGVALAKRWGMPPAVVRTMRVYRGVSLDGETLHAVTQCSAEIARCLYGVAATTDGAEVREIRARFAPLIGIDVLTMQECMIAAIDEAQPTLGTMQVDLDAWLRGHADATAVALMKRNRTDGAVAEHELSGSALAPADAAALQEAIDRLAPNPSDSVQEARLRDVVRALVQQREQAQGSFSVGSVTDSTLRAACEAGYERGVLGISAEDFKLIRGRVGIGRGSAELARNFLLRPTAAFGPLGAALHIRRDLFVEMTGGDAKVYGRDRLIKDLSPSNFALLPLVLEMKLIGCLYFDSTIESVHSTETSRQLLCDLRDHLVAAFAHHRSSIAEAAEGVA